The genomic segment CATATCACTCGCTACAAAATGGACTAAATCCTGCTCCATAAAGAACTGCGCCCGTTTCTTCATGAATTTATACTTATCGCCACTAAATAACTTCGGCTTTAGGACACTGGAGCTATTGATTTGCATATAACATCCCATGTTGATCAAGTCTTGCACTTTTTTCACATCGTTTTCCAAGTAATGATAACGCTCAATATGGGCTACAACTGGTGTAATTCCTAAACGCAGAACATTATTTAAAGCACTGTGGATTTCTCTGTATGGAGTTGTCATACTAAACTCAATCAGAGCATAACTCGTTCCACCCAAAGTTGGAATAATTTTTTTATCCAATTTTTCTAAAATATCGCTAGTATAGTAAATTTCGGCACCATAAAGAATGGTGAGGTCGTCCGCCACTTCTTTAGCGATTTGCTGAACCTCATGAAAATTTGCCGCGATTTTTTCTTCAGGAGTTTCAAACATTCCCTTTCTACGATGAGAAGTTGAAATAATCGTTCGAACTCCTTGGCGATAACTTTCCGTCAAAAGCTCTCGCGTATCCTGACGTGTCTTGGGACCGTCATCTACATCAAACACAATATGCGAATGAATATCAATCAATCTTATTTACCTT from the Streptococcus constellatus subsp. constellatus genome contains:
- the cps4B gene encoding capsular polysaccharide biosynthesis protein Cps4B, whose product is MIDIHSHIVFDVDDGPKTRQDTRELLTESYRQGVRTIISTSHRRKGMFETPEEKIAANFHEVQQIAKEVADDLTILYGAEIYYTSDILEKLDKKIIPTLGGTSYALIEFSMTTPYREIHSALNNVLRLGITPVVAHIERYHYLENDVKKVQDLINMGCYMQINSSSVLKPKLFSGDKYKFMKKRAQFFMEQDLVHFVASDMHNLGPRPPYMQEAYQIISKKYGKAYADMLFRENQEILLKDELI